In the Arachis stenosperma cultivar V10309 chromosome 8, arast.V10309.gnm1.PFL2, whole genome shotgun sequence genome, taattaaatatctataaaatttaaaaaaattataaaattcttaaagaaatagagacattcacatttgtaatacaaaaaaatttgaaaaatatataaaagaacatccatttagtatgaaaaagaaacattttGATACTTAGCAGAAGgaacatccatatatattaactcGTAGAGATTTTGGATTCATCCAGAGATATTTGACTGGTTTTTGACTAATACCCTTTTGGTTCCTTAGCAttgttcttatttttaatatagagATGGAGATAGTATTTTAGTTGAATATTAATATTTAGAGTATATTATAACATTGTGGATGTGTAAAAAATGTTAATACAACACATAGAAGTGTGTACTGTAGCGCTGACATGTGTGTAAGTGTGTAACATACTCTCTTGACCAAAATGTTGTTACTTTAACACACATTTTGTGTATTGGTTAGGATGTTGTCACATAGACAGCAAATTCTTTACGTATTGATTCTGTACCTACAAAATTTACTCacatataattatatcaaataattCCATTTCCAAtaaaaacactaattttttttttcatttacaaCAAGATTAGCCTAAAAATGGATGTAAatctaatttattaattaaatagtGATAGAACCTAATcaccccaaaaaaaaaaaatagtgataGAACCTATAAAAGTTACAGATATGTGTAAAGCAGAAATCATTGCAGGCATATCTTTCATATGGCCTCTTTGATTGCAGACTTTCTCATTTATACTAATCTCTTTAAGTGGGAAAGGGACCAAGTAAAAGATGTCATTACTTTTCAAATGATTTTGCCAATCTCCTTTTATTTTAATGAGAATTAAAAAAAGGGAGTTTGATTAGAGAACTAACTATTTTTcagttaataataattaatttttttaaattaattttttactgtaaattataaattataaacacTAAATTTTAAACATTGACCGCCTTAAATCTTAAACCCTCCAAAAGTGAGAGTTAAAATGTAAatttacaattaaaaaattgattaatattaagttgattatttatgtttgttaaaaaagaaaatttcaaGCTTCATGTATTCATTTCATCCCATTCTCAAATGAAATGATGGTATATATATGGATATTTTTCTTGATATTTCATCActtcattttttttacgttttaatttttttttggtcataTTTATAACCAGAAACAGATATAAAGGGATAAGTAGTAGTCTCCATcctcaaaattttaaaattaaaattatatttatatatgaaatatgtgtttaaaaaaataaaagatataatgTGATTTAgtgattttatatatattattttttattatgtttatgttttaattttttttatttattaatatattttacttaactaaattaatatcatatactcaattttttttactttttaaattagttttatatatttatttttgtatatatttttaaaaaattcatttgtttttttaataatattaaaataataacacatttaatattatattattatataaaatattaataataacttatatcattatattttggtaattttagttttttttttataaaaatacatattatatctgaattatttttatgtattgaaaaaatataatacaaaacaataataaaaaaatttgtttaaaataCAGTCATtagatattaaatttttttggatctATTCCTATATATAACACACAGAAACTCACACATTAAGAGCAACTCCAAGGCTTAGGTTCTTCTTTTACCTTTTCTGACAAATAGAGTTTTCAACTATTGGAGAGAAGTAGAGTAGAGTTCCACACAGTTTTCAAGAACAATGAGTCCCTCTAAATGAGAATTTGGGATAACCAACAATAACTTGCCAAATAGCAAGTTattgtttaaataaataattatataaaattttaattaattataataaataattatattaaataattaaataataattaatttaataataattataattataataattaattatattaaataattatatttttatttaattaataatttataaattatttgtgtcataattaatattaaatattatttatattattatattaaattataattaattaaatttatttacattaaaaaataaatttaatttttacaccTTATAAAATAATTGTTAGTTGGgttgattatttttatttttaaaatttaaaatgctaAGCACATTATTAAAATTAGCCGTTGCAAAACTAGCCGTTACCAAATTAGTCGTTGAAAACTAGCTATTACTATGTTActgttattattaataaattaatattttgttactCTATATATACCATTTAGATACACTTCTATTCTCACATTTTCTActattcttcttcatcttcttccaagTTTACGAAATCAAAGTTCtgctaatattattttttgttcgaAAAAATGGATCCAAACAAACTCAactcttttttcaattatttacaAAACTTTTCTCAAATTCCAAATACCCAACAATCTCAAACTTCAAACTCTCAAGTTCCAAATCAAAACTTCACACTATCGAATACATTTCAAAATCCAAATCCACAAAATCtttctaatttcaattttcaaactccttataataatcaatttccTATATTCCAACCGcaaaatcaaaattcacaaaCACCACATTTTCCATTTTCATCTATATTTAATCCCTCTATCAGAAATATTACTCCAACTTCCTTAccgttttcaactcaattcaGTGCATTAAGACATAACTCATCTGATGTTGGTGGCTCTTCTAACCCATCCTCTCAGACTCCTATACAATCTAGTCCAAATTTGCAATATTCAAAATTTGTCAACCCTCGTGGATTAGATGCTATCGACCTCAATGATGATGATATATATTGAAGATCGGAGGCAAGATAGTATTCAACACTGGCATTGAAAAGAGGATGAGATGCTGATCAATGCATGGTTAAATGTTTCAACTGACCCTATAGTTGGTACCgatcaaaagagaaaaatattttggaatCGAATTCACAGCTAGTGTGTAGAATTTTGCTCCGACATAGGAGTGGTTCGAACGCTGATAATATAAAGGAGTTGACCTATAAACTTTATTCCACAAATTAtggtaaaaaaattatttttgaaaagtattggAACATGCTTCGGTTGGAGCAAAAATGGAGAAGCCAACTACCTACACAGAGTGGCGGCTCAAAGAGAACCAAGGTTAGTTCAACTGGAGCATACTCATCCTCATCAAACTCAGAAATACCGTTGGATGACGAATCCGGTGTGGACTCTCCCGTTCGCCCACAAGGATAAAAAAAGAGCAAGCGAAAAGGTAAGAGAAAAGCACGAACGTCTGAAGATTTTAGCGAAAAGAAATTATCGgttgttaaaaaattatctctcatggaagatatTAAGAATGATAGAGAAAAGAAATTAATGGataggaaaaaagaaagagaaaaggaggGGAAACATAGAGCAAAGATTATGGCAATCAAAGAGAAGGAGTTACAAATTCAAGCGACAATGAAAGAATAAGAATTACAAGCTCAAGCGgcaataaaagaacaagaattaCAAACTCAGAGGTATATTAAAGAAATGGAGATAAATGCAAAAGAAAGGGAAATAGAAAGGATGGCTAAGGAAAGGGAAAGGAAAATGGATATGCAAATACTTAATGTTGACACGTCTACAATGAGTGAAAAACGACGAGCTCTTCATGAGATTGCATGTGAGAAAATAATCGCTAAGTGGTTTACTTAATGGTTCCTTGTATTCGTAGAGTTATATagtatattcttatttttattgcGTATTACTAGTTTGTGATGtagtttgttttatttatttctgaTGTAACTTTTCAAATTAGTCAATATTATTGTGCTGTTATTGTTCATGAAAGTGACCAttgcaaaactagccgttttaaATTTAGACAAAAAAACTTGCCGTTAAGTAGCCATTGTAAACTAGCCGTTGCAAAACTACCCGTTAAGTAGCCATTGAGAAGTAGGTACTTATTGCAAACACACTTATAAATATCAGCTATCAATGATTCTGCAACTCCACTTCAACTCTTGTTTCTCACCTCAAAAGAGAACTAAAAATTACATTTctagatatgattaaaaattttaatgataTGTTTAATGAGGTTTTGTATGGCAAAAGAAGATGGCAAGATAACACACTCATAGATAACTGGATCGATGAGTGTTTACTCGAAGATTCAATAGAAGAAGATATCGATAGGAACTCTATCCCAACTCCTCATAGATGGATCAACAGAGATCGAGAAACAGGACATGATCGCCTTTTTCAAGATTATTTTGCGGATAAACCGGTGTATAATGCTGATATTTTTTTACGGAGATTTCAAATGAGAAGATATGTATTTCTTCGAATAGTAGACACTCTCTCAAACATCTATCTGTATTTCCAACACAGAGTTGAtgcaactggaagaagaggttTGTCACCACTCAAAAAATGTACCGCTGCGATACGGATGTTAGCATATGGCGTAGCAGCTGATGCTGTTGATGATTATGTGCGCATAGGCGAGAGCACTACAATTGAATGCTTGAAAAAATTTGTTGAAGGTATCATTTCAGTGTTCGAAGATGAATACTTGAGAAAACCAAATCCAAATTATGTACGACGCCTGCTACAAATGGCGGAGGGTCGTGACTTTTCTGGCATGTTGGGTAGCATTGACTACATGCATTGGCAATGAAAAAATTGTCCAAAGGCGTGAAAAGGTATGTACATGAGTGGTTATCGTGGGGTTGCAACCATAGTACTTGATGTTGTAGCATCTTCAGACCTTTGGATATGGCATGCATTTTTTGGAGTTTTTGGTTCAAATAACGATATCAACGTATTAGATCGTTCTCCAGTGTTCGATGATATTCTAAATGATCGTACTCTGGAGGTAAATTATACTATTAATGGTAATAATTATACTATGGGATACTATTTAGCAGATAATATTTATCCTGAATGGGCCACATTTGTCAAATCAATCTCAAAGCCACAAGGGAAGAAACGTAAGTTATTTGCACAATACCAAAAAGGGCAAAGAAAAGATGTGGAGCGAGCATTCGGAGTGTTGCAAGCACGCTTTGCAATTATACGTGATTCAGCTCGCTTTTGggaaaagaagaagcttgccaACATAATGAGAGCTTGTATTATATTGCATAATATGATTGTTGAGGATGAAAGACACATTTATGCAGGAAATTTTGCTCAAGACTTAGAGTATGATGATGTCGAAAATGGCTTATCACAACCTCAGCTGGGAGAAGAACATTTTGCACCATACCATCAATTTCTCTAAAGAAATGCCCAACTTCGAAATAGGCAACAGCATAGACAATTGAAAGATGACTTGATTAAACACGTATGGTAATTTCACAATACTTGTCGTCAACTATATAACttaattatgtttttctttgtattaaataattttacaaattagtaTAATCCcgaattatatattgtgtattattgttatatataaatttatttaatattaatatcttttaatagtgaattatttttaaatttataaatttaaataatattattgaaaaaaattaattacattaattttaagtattttaattaattaattaagtgggatCACAACAGGAACTAAAGTTAGTTCCTTCTAATGGAAAAGAGAGAGATACTTTGAGTTCCTATTTACAGTTTATTGACATACTAGTGTTTAGATGCAAAAGTTGATGTGAAGTTATTTTTTAAGACAGGTGGgtcataaataaaaattgggatGAGTTCTTTATTAAAAATAGTCTAAAACTaagtttgataaaatttttactttttaaaaataatttataaaaactgtcttttaaaagataattttttaaaagttacagcacttatatttaataaaatcaaattaaaaatgacTTTTAATAAACACAAATATTATAATTGTGTTTAGTAAATCAGCTTTAAACCACACCAAAGGCCTCCCTAAGAATTCGGGTACTTGAATTTCAGAATTTCAGAAAAGTCAAAAAGTCTTATTGTGGAATTAATTTCTTTGAAAATGTCAGTAAATAAATGAACTTGTGAGTGAATGACATGCATATGAGATGAGATTTCCATATTTCTTTCGAATAAAGATAgagaataatttttaattggTCAATATTAGTATTATTTCGAAAAATATATTGTCTATATTGATAAAAGGAGACTATGCATTAGATATGAAAAGATTTTGTTGGGCCAACCGTGGGGAGCTCTCGACAACCGAAAAGACTTTGCGGaggaatcaagtgagagaacataagatgagaagacaccacatccaactcaaaaccttaaagtgtcaagttaatgggtctctcatcttataaactcctcactcttCCATACTTTCTTAGATGTGGGACTAACTTCAACACTTCTCACATTTGCAACACTAACAATCTCCTCCTCAAGTGTGAGCCTCCACATCAAGCATCAACTCCCCTCTAGCTCCTCCACCATCACGAGTATTTGTCCATCACACCGCCGCAAAACACTGCGGGACACGCTGCCCAGACCACCTTTGCCGGAAAGACTTTCGATACTTCACCTTGAATACTTCTTAAACCAGACCGATTAAACCatcggctctgataccactttgtTGGGCCAACCGTGGGGAGCTCTCGACAACCGGAGAGACTTCGGAGaggaatcaagtgagagaacataagatgagaagacaccacatccaactcaaaaccttaaggtgtcaagttaatgggtctctcgtcttataaactcctcactcttCCATGCTTTCTTAGATGTGGGACTAATTTCAACACTCCTCACACTTGCAACACTAACAGATTTACCAGTCAAAAATATAATAAGTCAAAAAAATATAAGGTAGATGGCTAAGTACGCATTCAATATCCAAATAAGATAAGAGGTGTGTCGAAGCAACACCTAGAAAATATTGATTCTCGTGTGTTTAAAAAAAGttgaaaatttatatgaagTTGTTTTTGTGTAAAgttgataataaaaaatgttagataatttaatatttttataaatttgattaaattattatctaataattatcaactatcaacttcatatAAAGATAATTACACGTGTGTTTTTAACTTAGATGAAATTAAAAGTATTAAATGGTCTCGTGGTCAAATTGATTCCAATTTTGAAATTAAACAAAGTAATTGGTGCGATAAGGGTTAGTATTCAATTTAGTCTCTAAACTTATATGCAAACTTTAATTTAGTTCTTTAGATTTCAATtgtctttatttaattttcaaattttgcaAACGTAACTCACATTAGTTATTGGGACAATTTTTGGCATATAAATATTAATGGAACACTGATATAGACAATTAAATACCACGTTGAAAACTAAACAACGTTGTTTTAGTTTTGGCCCTCAAATAGTCCAAAAACGACGTCGTATTACTTGTTTTGGAAGGAAAAGTTTTAATAAACACCACTTACGATGTTGTCTTTAGGCTCTTTAAATGCCAAAATAAAAACGATATCGTTTTATAAAGTCCAACATGATATTCGACTGTTCACATCAGTGTTCTGTTAATATTTGTGCATCAAAAGTTATCCAAAAACTAATATGAGTCATATTCACAAAATTTAGAGATGAAATAAAGACAATTAAAATATCATGACGACTCGCTTATAAATTCAAGaagtaaattaaatattaatattgagAAAGTTTAGAGccaatacttttattaaaatttgaccaACACTTAACCATAAAAAAGTAAGTAATTATACACCATTAAATATAATCTCCTatcattaaaaatactaataataataaattgatagctacaaaatacaaaatttacTTACCCCTAAAATTTCTCTCAAAATTATCTCTAGGGTGTGTGTGGTTGGAGGAAATACAAATGTATTCTCAGGAATTTTGAGATGGGAATATCTTATTCCCATATTTggtttaaagtttaaaaaattatttttgggtATGTTTTATTCCAAGGAATTCAATTACTACCAATTTAATTCCCATCTTCCCCATGGTTATTTTTAATTCCAATGGGAATGGAATGTGTATAACAATGTAAAAAGACCCTAgccaattttttttccaaattcaTGGAGGCTCCATCGACGTCGGCGCTGCCTCGTCGCTGATCTGGATTCGCACGAGCACCGAACTCCTTATTTTAGAAAGAAGATTCACTATCAACCGTTTGCGTTCGTGTTCATCATCACATCTCACCTCCGTTCGTGTTCATGCTCGAGCTCGCATCTGGCCTCTCTCCTTCGTTTGAGCTTGGTTGCTCGCACATCTCTCGCTTTCGTCTCTGCTCGAGTTATGATTCCTGTTCGTGTCGTCTCTTTCGCCCTTCTCCGTCCTCGCCAGCGCCACTGTTATCCTAAACAAAAGACTGGTATCTTCTTCTACAAGTTCATATTCGCATTGCTTctctttttgaattctcttcgaattttttttatatactttttatatcatattacactaattttctgcaataaactgctaatttaattagttattttttattttgcttgattTTTTAGATGTTTTCCATGATTATATTGCATGCAAACAATGTATTTAATAATTTgcttcaaataaaaatttaagtttgttGTCATTGATTTTGATGATTTAATGAAAAGatattaatcaattttttaGACTTTGCAACGTAAGTAGTTTctattatgaaataaaatattctaGTTGGATGAGAATGAAGTTAAGTACATAGTAAATAAATATTAGAATTTCATCCATTTTTATCATATTTCACTGACCCAACTAGTTAATACAATAGAGAAAAAGTTTTACTAGTCGGTCTGAATTTCCAAATTTTACATTCATGTCTATTACTGTTAGTGGGGTCTTGTCGCTGCTTGAATTTATGGCTAGTGAGACATGTATTATCTTAAGGAATGTGTCCTAATGATGTATGTGatttaaagattaaattttattattaaagaatgtattttttctttaatgGGTTTGCAATGAGGTAATCGTTGATATGCGTCAAGCATACATTGGACACAATTTTTATAAACGGAAAGGTGAAAGATTGAAAAATGGTTTGAACTTTGCTATTAGAAAAACACTTACAAGCCCACACGTATTAGAGACTCATCTGCTTGAGTAAGTTCATACATACAAGAGTGCAGCGTCACAACCAAGATCCCTGGTGCCTCACAGCGGTTTATGCGAGTCCACAACCAAACAATAGAAGAGTGATTTGGCAGAGTATTGAAAGAATTGCAAGAAACATGGAAGAACCCTGGCTGTTAATAGGAGATTTTAACGAGATAAAAGATGGCACTGAGAAAAAAGGTGGCAGACCTATTGATCTTAGAATGTGCAGAAACTTTGCTAATTGGATCGATAGATGCGGATTAGTAGATCTAGGATTTATAGGAACTAGGTTTACCAGGAGAGGGCCGCAATGGGAAGGATACGACAGAGTTTTCAAAAGATTGGATATGGCTCTATCTAATCCCTTGTGGAGAACCAAATTCCAAGAAGTGATTGTTAAAGTCCTGCCTAGAACCAATTCTGACCACCATCCTCTTTTGTTAACGAAAAATGAAGGAACAGATTGCAGGAATGGCAGACCTTTCAGATTTGAAGCTATGTGGTCAATGCACCCGGATTTCAGGCCGTTTTTGGAAAAACATTGGAAAGAGGACAGCATGTTCATTCAAAACCTCAACAGTCTCAGGAAAGATCTAAGTAAATGGAACAAAGAGGTCTTCGAAAATATCttcaaaacaaagagaagaaTTTTAAACAGAATCAATGGCATCCAAAAAAGCATTAGCTACGGGAaaaacccttttttggataatttGGAAACAAACCTAAAAAGAGAACTGGAAGACATTCTTGATAAAGAGGAAGCTCTCTGGCTCCAAAAATCTAGAGAGCAGTGGATGGTTGAAGGGGATAAAAACACAAAGTTCTATCACACTAAAGCCAttataagaagaagaaagaacaaGATCCACAAGCTTAGAGATGCTAATGGAAATTGGATAGAGGAGGAACAAGAACTGAAAGATCACATCATCAATACCTACAAAAGACTTTACCAAGAAGAGGTAATCATCACTCCGCTACAGTTAGATAATATAAACATGCCTAACCTAGATCCTTTGGATTGCAGGAATATGGAGATGATACCAACAGATATGGAGATCAAAAAGGCCCTGTTTAGCATTGGTTCGCTCAAGCCTCCAG is a window encoding:
- the LOC130945427 gene encoding uncharacterized protein LOC130945427 — encoded protein: MSGYRGVATIVLDVVASSDLWIWHAFFGVFGSNNDINVLDRSPVFDDILNDRTLEVNYTINGNNYTMGYYLADNIYPEWATFVKSISKPQGKKRKLFAQYQKGQRKDVERAFGVLQARFAIIRDSARFWEKKKLANIMRACIILHNMIVEDERHIYAGNFAQDLEYDDVENGLSQPQLGEEHFAPYHQFL